The nucleotide window AACAACCAAAAAAACATCACCAGAATATTCACTCACATCtggatcatcatcatcatatgcCGGATTCAACCAATTACCAAACCTAGTAACTTCCTGACCACCTAAAGCAATGGATTACAAAGAATGTgattgaaaaaataaacaaatacacACAATGTCGGCCAACTCCGGCATGAAAGCACGTCGTCGTTAATACAGTTTTATCCGGGTTTGGATTGCGCTTCGGCATATTGGGCACGACTGAAGATCTTGTCCGCATTCGCAACATGTCTGCACCGAAAACATAACACTAAGAACACGGTACTAAAAATATGATCGTCTCAACTCATCTTGAAACTATAGTTCAAAAATGTACCTGATGCCCGCAACCAAAGGCCATGTCTTTCGGATTCGTAAGGCAAATGGGGCAAACCTGTTCAACaccatataaaattttaaccCACGAGAGCGCTACAAACCCATCAAAACAGTATTTAGAGGTGGCTGCTGAGAAGTTTGCATACCTGGTTATCATAGGAAGAACTGGGAGCAGGTGGAGCTGTACCAACGGAACTGCTGTCTCCATAATAAGGAGGAACACTTGGCTCGTAACTGGTATGGGAAGGTTTCGTGAAAGATGGCGAACTGAAACTGGTAGCACGGGAAGTTTTTGAGCTGCTGAACGATGACGCTCCATACACAGGAGGGGGGAGAGGAACCCTCTGGGGAATATCGCCCTTCCGACCACTGTCCAtttcaagaagaagaaatttaGTAAAAAAATTACGTAAACACAGGTTTTCAAAAAGGGTTTAGAGATGAGAAATAAGGACTGCATTGTTACCCCAATATATTGAGCTCTATTGTTGCTTTATACTGAGCAGGAATTTCCATCAAGGCTGCTAGAGCAAATTCCGTCTCCTTTCTTGACGGTGGCACATTCTTTGACATAATTTGCGTAAAATTCACAAACtacaaacaacaaaacaaatgtGCTTCCGATTAAGTATTTTCCAATGGTCATAAACAAAGGATCATGAGTCACATAAACAAAATTGTATTATTATGCTGAGAACTTACTTGGAAATTATCAAATGCCCGAGCAGGAATATTGTCATCAAATTCCTTCATCATGTCCCAGGGCCCATCTCCAACACCAACTAGAATAATTGATAGAGGGAGCTTACTGTGATAAAATAAGCGTAGAAGATAAATAAGGGCCGGTCAAAAAACAACATATATTTAGAGAAAGAGGAAGGGGGGTTGGGGGAATATCACACCTTGCAGCAACAATGGCATTAACCGTGTTCTGTTCCTGAGGGCTCAGCCTGCCATTCTCAGTATCAACGCTTCTAGTGACCTAAGACAAAACCATCACAGtacgtcaaaaaaaaaaagaaaaaagaagggaaacTTGGGATTACAATAGAATATTTCCACTTGCAAGCCATCGTAAAACAGGACACAGGAGAGCAAGATAAGGAAAGCTCGTTAAACAACTTATGATCTAAGAAGTAGCTAGTGCAGCCACCAGTAACAGATCTAAAGAAGATGCTATTATTATTGCATAACCCGCATGTCTGACCGACCTCTTAACTGATAAAGTTTTTCATGATTCATTTAGAGCAGTGACcattagtgtgttttgaaactAAAAATACGAAGCCCACTCCTGAACTGTGCCAGACTCTAAAACCAAAAGGCAAAGAATTTTGTGTAGATGAAACAAGATTATAGCATGGGCGCATGTCTGACCCTCTAATTGCATACTTCACTAAGTACAACAAGAATAAGGCAAGTTACCTGGCCATCTGCAATTATCAACAGGACATGGTATTGGCCAGCACTCTCCTCAACGATGGTCATGGCCTGTTCAATTACAGGTGCAAATGAAGTCGGTCCTGCCAAACATGATAATAATGTAAGATGACTGATTAGATGATATAAATGACCACGTCAAGAAATAAGTACTTGGGAAGCAAGAGTTAAACCTGCAAGCCGTAGCTTGGGAACAATTTCCTTGTAGCGAGTCAATACTTCCTCAAATCCATTGCAATATCTATCATCATAGAAACTAAACACATCTTGATCATGAGTTGTCGCTGCAAAATGAAAAAGTAATGATTAATATTCCATGTTTGAAAGAACAAAATCTTAGACAAACAAATCGACATTATTATGAATAAAACCTTACCATCCCCAAAGCCGAAACAGGGAATGAGATTATCCTCATCAAAAGCAGCCAAGGTTTTTCCAATAATGGATATCGCATGTTCGTAGGGATTTGGCCCATTCCCAATGTGATGCAAGCTTTTTCGGTTAAATGACCTCGCACCTGTTTACACAACCAATTTCTGTATCTTCCACATCAACAACTACAACTTACACTAAATTAATATATGAGATTAGATATTAAAGCGCTTAACCTGTCCATTCATTGCTCTTTGTGAAATCAATACCAACGATAAGATTGGAAGACTCGAGACCAGCACGCGCAAGAGCCTCTGTCACCTGAATACAAGTACAGTTGAGTCAACGTAATTAAAAATCGTAGGCAATTAACAAAACTTCAACCAAAAACAGGGAAGCTTGCAGAAGTTTCTGCCGCTGCAGCGACAATCTTACTTCCTCCAGGGAATGGTAATTATCAGCAATTCTGGAATATCTCCTATCAAACGTCTTCTCCTGAGCCCGAGGGGCCGCAGGAGCACTATACACGGGAGCATAGTAAGGCTGTGCTGATTGATAGGATTCCTGGGGTGGTGGTGGATAACTCTGACTTCCTTGACCATATGGCGGTTGAGCATATGACGTTGATTGACCTCCAGGATACCCGCCCCATGAGGAGCTCGAACGAGAAGATGAATTCTGCCTATAGCTCCCCTCTTTTGAACTTCTCCCACCCATTAACTCAAGTCGGAAGAAAACCCCAAAATCTAAAAGGAATCCTCTTTCCCTTCCTTCACAATGCAATCAACCAAACGACTCGAAATCCACACCTACAAAGCAGCCacaacaaaacccagaaaacaaaaacttggAACTCCAATCAGCACCTACAAAGCAgccaaaaaaacccagaaaaacgaAAACTTTGGATTCAAAATCCGCACTTACAAGGCAgccaaaacaaaacccagaaaacgaAAACTTTGAAATCAATCCCGGCGGGCGTATATATATACCAAGAAACAGAATGCGGAATAGGTAAGGATTGGGAAGTCTCTAAGAAAGTTCGTATCCAGTTTTGCAAATCTGAAGGGGTTCTGGAAGGCTCCAGGAAACGAAGTTGGACACGACTCGGTCGTGCAAAATCGAATTCACAACCGACTCAAACGAAAGAGCCCTACTCTGCTAAGTTTTCTACGTTTGCCGAAATTAGGCGCCTAGTGTCGGCTTCCACCGCAAGCCACAATAATGTCAAAAAGGAAACATTTTTAATTTCTCACCCACCAACCCAAAAACTCCCCAAATCAAAACGTATCGACTTCAATCACTTATCACAATCCAAAAACAGAAATtcataaattctcaaaatttaaatctaaaataCAAGAACAAGAGGGAAATACCGAACCGTCCTCAGGAGAATCAGAGCGACATTGTCGAACACACTTAGAGATCTCGATCGTACGTACCTGAAGAAGATGGAGGGCTCTGAAACATGGCGAGCAGTCGCCAATGGAAGACTTGCagtggtgagagagagagagagagagactgagttGGTTTAATTAGTAGATTAATGGGGTGTTGGTGGATCTAATTATTGGATTATAAAATATGATTAGAAAAGTGGGAAGCTTTATCTCTACTTTTCTGGGTTCTCTTTTGAATATTTGAATATTCGAGAAATCGGAACCAGAGGAAAATCGGGGGCTGGGCACATGGAAGTTTCGCCGAAGTGGGTACCGCAATAATGGCCGTTACTGTTTTTGGATTCGGTTTTTTGAAAACGGAAAATGGAAAGCTTTTCGGGTTCTGTTTTTGAAAAAACCTGTGATTTGAgagtgcgtttggtacgtgggacgggacgggacagaacgggacgaggcgttccgtcccgcgtttggtgcgccaaaaatgggtggaacgggctgttccacgggacagattttgggtgtttttgcgttccacctcccccccctggaacgggtttgttccacgtctgtggaacacaatgttttaccattttaagacaaatataccccatgtttttttcaaaaattacaccttcgttccgtcccgtcccgtcccgttccgtcccgtcccgtcccgtctgcgtaccaaacgcacagTCCACGGAAAGGATGTGGATGATGATGAATTGCGTGGTTTTGTTTGTGGCTGTGACTGTGACCTCACATCCTCAAAAAGGATAATGTTTTCGTTTTGGTGCGTGCCGTCTTGTCTATTCAGTTGTGATTAACGTGTATCGTTCTGCCTATCATGTCAAAATTGAAATCATTTTATATCGTATGTTTGTTAGAAAAAATGAATGATTGTGACAACAATTAACATACTTTAATAAATAggattttatcacaaataatTTCTGAAATTAACTCTTATCATCAAGATAAtctatgaaattgaaaatcaatcaatgtagttcttgtaaataagtgtggtaaatcaatgtagtcattatattacaattctgttaaaatttatgttaagtgctgatgtggcacataaatgggccccataagtttttttttctcacaaatggTTCTTGAAATTGGCCCACGACATCAAAatgatccctgaaattgacccgtGACATTAAaatggttcctgaaattgaaaattgatcaatgtagtcccacAAGTAAGTGTCTCAAATCAATATAGTTATTCTGTCACGATTCTGTCAAAAATTCTGTTATATAattatgtgacacataaatgggtcacacaagtctaattaaattttaaaaaaaattacaaataggcttaataatttaatagttaataaaaaaaattgtcaatccAAAAATTCAATCCTGCAATCACCTCCGACCGATCCCAGTCTACATTTCTTTACCTCATTCGCTCTATTTCTCTACCTCATTCGCTCTATATTCTCTAAAAAATCTCAATACATCCATTTTTACACACTTCAACACCCTTCACCGAATTGAACCTAGATCAAGATCACCTTTGGTGATAGCTTGGTCCATTGGCAACGACTACTGGGACATCACTGTTAACATTTAGGCaatcaacatcctcacaaccttaatTTTGTAGAGCTTGTTCGGCACTTCTCTGATGGTCTGGTGACGCAAAGAACAATGAGGTCTACCTCGAGATAATGAGATTATAATCGAGATGCGTCcattgttggttgaaaactatttccacACTGTGAAagcccgtcccgaattattGTTATCGATGGCGTGAAATGTTTAATTTGCCCTTGGACGTTGAGTACGTTAGTGGTGTTGTGGCTTGAGTTTGGGTTTTAAACTAATTTAgttagttcctaagtttttTTGGAACTTAAAGTTGTTGGTTTTGGTTGTGATTAGTGACCCAAAACTGGACCACACATTCACACTCACACATCCAAACTCCCGTtgaccttctctctcttccctctctcggATTTCCTTCCATTTCCGTACAACCGTACAGACAACCTTCAAACCTTCACTTCTAGTCACGGATCGAGGTTTTGGAAGCTATCTTTGTGTTTCTTGTAAGTCCAGGCACTCATCTATACCTTTGGTTGGACGTGAAACCCTCGAAAACCCGAGAACCCAAGAACCCCGATTTTGTGTATTGTTTATGCACtcgtgattttgaagttttcatGGAGTTTTAAGGTTATAGGAAGCCTTAAAACATCTTCACGAAACTCGGGGAATAAAGTTGGAGTGTTTTGGACGTCAAGAAGTCCCAGTTCATGAGTTTCAAATTTTGGCCAGATTATTGAGGGttctccggtgagattccgTGGATTTTAGGGCTTGAAAGTGTTTTCGGCGATCGCAGCGGTGGTCAGCGCCGAACTCCGACGAACCAAGGAAGAATGAGAataatattccgtcaaagttgacggaatattctgacgccgtcagttatttcgcatataggtgagacctatcctgaggacgagcgccatcaatcgaggtTCGGGGGTTActacccttcgacatatcaatgagtgggcttttggttttcagtatatacctatatacttgatttttaccataaaataaatttgaatgaaattaCGTTTTGCATTGCCATACAAAGTATATACCTATTTTAATTATGCATtggtagttgcatatatttatgattggtgttgcagatgcacaggtaagttcataaattaaagatatgaggttgcttcagttatgtgagatatgatgtgatgtattgagagctcataaacctgcaccttggtgttagtgctcccgcccagagttagggcacagtccttcacgtgatgttcacctcctgcaccatatgctcaccttggatccaagttaggtgcacagacTTGTCatataccactttaggtggttctgacttgtaggtgacccgcgatcatTCGTACAGCCTTTACGTGATCATAGCACTAGATCATATTTACTTTACACctaatcttgtcgtacataacactttaggtggttccgactcgtgtgcatgatttgatttgatatgattaagattggttatgagctatatacttAGCAGTGCAGATTGAGTTAGAGGGATTTGGCTGATGCGATATTTGATATTGATATATTTTGTTTGGATTACTTATAGCATTCCactgagatactttggcatgatatACTTCTATGGAAtttcatcttgagtatgatttATGATACAgcttataataataataattattttctaggaaattatacaggttttacggcgaggggttagaacttttgagaaatgaaatgaaatgattttgaaaaacttttttttttgcccattcacactttctgttttgcgcccttccaggttttagataGAAGTGTTTTAGTGGATCACGAGGACTTCGACagtggttctgacagaacatcataaatgtaggatcaccgttgagtgttgtataattagcaTTTGTCCTGTTTGACCGCATCTAAAATATTTATGCTCTGGTGGTGTATTTCACACTCAATCTTGCACTAGCACTCTATCTTAGctagtactctagttgatttggttttcGTTTATTCGTAATTCCCTTATATATCTATTGTTTCCACACTATgcatatggctacgtcaccctcacgtgacggccatcatgccatgatttaggtcggggtgtgtcacacaCACCCTCTTAGGCCTTGGTTAAATCTTgtgcctttgagaatttatggaaaGGATCTCTCTTCGGAGCAGGCTgtactataagaaaaaaaatactccATTGTACAAAAAGGTATTCAGAtaactttttaattaattattaaaccacGCATTAACACataacaactttttttttagaattatgGTGGAATGATCATAATGATTTGTGACATGTATTTTCAAttactacattgattgattttcaatttcagagaccataTTAATGGTGTGGGTGAATTTCAGGGACTATCTTGATgatgtgggtcaatttcaataaccatttgtaataaaaatttgTAAATCTTGTAAGGcctatttatgtgccacatcagctcttaaacaaaatttttaacataattgtgacggaatgactAGATTGATTTGCGACGCATATTTTTAGAAACtgtatttattgatttttaatttcaaagatCATCTTAATGGTAAGGTACAATTTCAAATACCATTTATGATAAAACCCTTTAATAAATTGACTCAATTGAATGAGAATATAAACCAACTAAATTCTGCATTTATACCTTTCGAATACGTTGATCATGGGTGTCTGGATTAGTAGATAGAACTATACGTATTTTTAATATACAAAATTTATAATCAAAATTGTTTATGTTCTTAATCGTTCTTTAAAGATTCTATGTGCGAAAAAACAAATCAGATAAATATAATTTAGTTATCTGTGTGTACAAAATAAGTGGACGCTTGTCATGCTTATCATGTAAATGTTAGTTGCTACCAAAATAAACGAAATCTAacttaattgaatttttatgCAATTAAATAGGAAATGATGATTAAGAAATACGGTAATAAAATGAACGATTGCAATTACAAAATTTGTGTGAGAAACATACATTAATTGCAAGTTGGTGGACAAGGTGGTCCAGTCACGAGAAAGACTAACATGGAACAAGTTCATTGTTACTAAAGAATTCTAGTTCATTAAGACGATATCATGTTTATAATTTTCTCTAAATAATCAAGTATTTATAAACCCAAGTTGTGACGATAGCCTATTTCATAAAAGTCTCTCTCATAAGCccttaaaataaaaggaaaagtaatgaaaatgatttaaaatttttgagttttaagtttgAAAACTGTGAGTTTTAATGAATATGACAAAAAAGGTGGCGTAAGTGAATGGTACCAATATtgactttttaaagtaaaaatatgattttttaatttaaataaacagtaccggaagtgtttcgttaaaacttcataaaataaatgcaaatattttcaaataaacGCACTCACGATGTGGACACAagtattttcttaaatttgtaTCATTCCGTCAACACCGTCTTTTTCCTTTGGAACCCAAACGGAAAATCCTTCCATCAGATTTTTGTGCGTCAAGGACGGACACAGTCACGGCGAATTGTCAAAGACGGACGGCCAGGGCAAATTGAAAAAGACTTTAATATTTTTGTGTTAGGCATTTAAAAGGACTTTaaccattttcttttattttttatgataatattttattttacagGAAAAAGACTTTTGCaatattaataattttaattgtAATGACTTGTATTGTCGTATAAGAATCGATGTTGATCGGAAATAACTTATAAGAAGACATCATAGGGTGCTGACATGAGGGGATGAATAAATGTGGTTTACCACTAATtgttcttataaaaaaaaaaaaaaaataaataaataaataacacaaCTTGTAACACTGAATAAAATTATAGTTGACTTTTATGGATAACTATCTATCTTTTAACAATGCATTCAAAATCACATCTAGTGGCTCATAAAATttaagttaaaaaataaataaataaaacattaaaacatgaaacaattttcttcaaaaatttCTTTGATccgccaattttttttaaaatttgttatCAAATGATCtttgttaaattaaatgttagattTGAACGTCGTCAGGGTTCGAACGCACACCGTGGTACAAGAGCAATactcttatccaacattatggTAGATGACCACTTGCATTGATCCGACAGTTTAAAATTAAGAGAGTATATTTTACATTGTTGTATAAACCGAGTTTATTGTCGTAGATGAATGAGGATCCACTCCATATCCTCTAATCTCGtacattcatcgtacatcgtgcgatcataaattattgtaaatttttttaatttaaaattgacaaaaaacTGGCCGCATCATACACGATGAATGAACGTGATTGGAGGATCCTCGAGATACTCACAAAGATAATCCTCAGAGGATCCACATACGTTGTGAACAATCTCCTGTGGGCTTTGGGGCCACAGAATGGGCCTCACACAACACAACGTCTCCAAATATGGCCCAAAAAACCAATGGAATTCTGAAGCAGGCCCGTCTTATCAGCTGCACACAAGATATTTTCTAATGTTTATAGAATACAGAGTGATACGACACATGTTATTACGtaattgaatatttttttaaaaatatctcCACtcatataattgtatataacatATGTATCGGTATTACAAAGATGCTGACAAATCTCTCGCTGCACCCGCAATTCACCTCAGTGGACCCTATAAACCCAAAATTCAATTACACCCAAGTCACACATGATTCTCCCCTCTATCAAATGACCTTATTAACCCCAAAGATTCCCATCCAAACAGGAAAAGTTATAACATACCCCTGAATTATTGGTTTTGCTGTATTTGCCTTCTA belongs to Malus sylvestris chromosome 17, drMalSylv7.2, whole genome shotgun sequence and includes:
- the LOC126610739 gene encoding E3 ubiquitin-protein ligase RGLG2, which gives rise to MGGRSSKEGSYRQNSSSRSSSSWGGYPGGQSTSYAQPPYGQGSQSYPPPPQESYQSAQPYYAPVYSAPAAPRAQEKTFDRRYSRIADNYHSLEEVTEALARAGLESSNLIVGIDFTKSNEWTGARSFNRKSLHHIGNGPNPYEHAISIIGKTLAAFDEDNLIPCFGFGDATTHDQDVFSFYDDRYCNGFEEVLTRYKEIVPKLRLAGPTSFAPVIEQAMTIVEESAGQYHVLLIIADGQVTRSVDTENGRLSPQEQNTVNAIVAASKLPLSIILVGVGDGPWDMMKEFDDNIPARAFDNFQFVNFTQIMSKNVPPSRKETEFALAALMEIPAQYKATIELNILGGRKGDIPQRVPLPPPVYGASSFSSSKTSRATSFSSPSFTKPSHTSYEPSVPPYYGDSSSVGTAPPAPSSSYDNQVCPICLTNPKDMAFGCGHQTCCECGQDLQSCPICRSAIQTRIKLY